The segment GAGAAGCTGGAGTCGCTGACCCGTGTGCCGTCGTGATCCACGAGAGTGACCGGTCGCGACGACGGAAGCGGCGGGTCCGCGACGACCTCTGGTGGGGCGAGTCGCGTTGTCCGGGGCACGGCGCGCGGGCCGTTCGTACGCTCCATGTCTTGAATATGAGCCAAATTCTCCCATAGTGTCGATAAGATCCTGCGAACACTGGACGATTGATCAATTCCATGCCACTTAGGGGCAACATGTCTGGAATGTCCAGTAAGTGGACGGCGTGGGGAGAGACAGATGGCTAGTGCCCTCGATGCGGTCGACCGCCGGATCATCGACCTCCTGTGCGAGGACGGACGCATGTCCATCCGGGCCCTCGCCGACAGGGTGCACGTTTCCCGAGCGAACGCCTACGCCCGCCTCAACCGGCTCCGTGACGACGGTGTCATCACCGGATTCACCGCTGTGGTCGATCCGGAGCGCTACGGCCTGGGCCTCGCCGCCTATGTCTCCCTTCGTATCGAACAGCATTCCTGGGAACGGTTCCGCAACTACCTCCGCGACATTCCCGAGGTCGACCACGCGGCACTCGTGTCTGGCGATGTGGATCTCCTTCTCCGCGTTCGGGTCACCGACGCCGCGGCACTGCGCACTTTCGTTCTGGAACGCCTCCAACGAATTCCCGAAGTGAAGTCGACCCAGACGATGTTCATTCTGGACGAACCCGCGCTGCGTGGATCGCGAGCGGAAAGCGACGAGCCCTGAACCCGAAGCGGCGCGGAACCCGCGACGCGCAACTAACGTTTCCCCGCCCGCGACCACGTAGCATGCCGGAGAGTATCGACGTGATCATCGGTGAGGGGGAACGGTGCCGGCGCGAGACGGGGGGCGTGGCCCCGGCGGGCGGGAACGACACGGCGGAGGCCGGGACGGGCACGGCGGCGGGCGCCGGGGATCCCGCCCCGAACCGGAACGGATCCAGGGACGCAGGGACGAGGCGCGACTGCGCGACGAACTGCGCCGCATGGACGGTGGCCCCTACGGGCGCTACAAGTCGCTGGTGGGGGACTGGGACTTCGGCGAGTTCACCGTCAGCGTCGACAAGGTCCAGGCCGACCCCTTCGCACCCCCGACCCGGATCTCGGTGTGGGTTCCGGCCGACGTCGCCGAGCTGCCCGTCGACGCCTGGCGGACGCCCGTGCGGCGCCGGGCCACCGCCGACTATCTCATCCGCCGCGCACACCGGGAACTGAAGGGGGCCCGTCTCCGCATCGACGCCGGGGGCCAGCAGGTCATCGACCGGGCATCCGGCCAGATCGTGGACGGGGGGATCCGCCTACGCCTGGGCATCGAGCTGCCGGGCCACGGGCGCCGCATCGACGGACGGGCCGCCGAGCGGGAGCTGTGCGACCGACTCCCCGAGGCGGTGGAATCCCTGCTGTGGTCGTCCCTGCGCGAGGACGGCAAGGTCGAGGAGGCCGTCGCCTTCGCCGACACGGTGGAGGACGCGACGTCATTGCGGGCCCAACTGCCCGAGCTCGGCCTCGTCGCGTTCGTCGCTGACGGGTCCGTCCTGCCGCGCCGCAGCGGCGTGAGCGACGAGCCCATGCGGGCCAACGGCGGCGCGCCGGTCCCCTTCGACTCGCCGTCGTCCCTGCGCGTCACCGTGCGCGTCCCCCACCGGGGCGAGGTCACCGGCCTCGGCGTCCCCGAGGGCATCACCCTGATCGTGGGCGGCGGATTCCACGGCAAGTCCACTCTGCTGCACAGCCTGGAACGCGGCGTGTACGACCACGTCCCCGGTGACGGCCGGGAACTTGTGGTGACGCGGGAGAGCGCCGTCAAGATCCGTGCCGAGGAGGGGCGCCGCGTCGAACGAGCCGATGTCAGCGCCTTCGTCGGCGCCCTGCCGACCGGTGCCGACACCGCGGACTTCTCCACCGACAACGCCTCCGGATCCACGTCCCAGGCCACCAACATCGTCGAGGCACTGGAAGCGGGCGCGGGTGTCCTGCTCGTCGACGAGGACTCCACCGCGACCAACCTCATGATCCGCGACGCCCGGATGCAACGCCTCGTGCACGGTGACCGGGAACCACTTACACCGTTCGTGGACCTCGTCCGCCCCCTACGCGAGGGACACGGGGTGTCGACCGTGCTGGTGATGGGCGGGAGCGGCGACTACTTCGACGTGGCCGACCACGTGATCATGCTGGACGGGTACCACCCCTTCGACGTCACCCAGGCGGCCCGCGCGTTGGCCCAACCGCGGGAGGACTCCCCGTTCCCTGCGCCCGCGCACCGTGTCGTCGACCCCGGCAGCGTCGACGCCACCGCCCGTGGGCGCAGCCGGATCAAACGTCGCGACATGGACGTACTCACCTTCGGTGAGCACGACATCGACGTTCGGCACCTGACTCAGCTCGTCGACCCGAGCCAGGTCATCGGCATCGGCCTCGCCCTGCGGTCCCTGGCGGAACGGGGGCACCTCGACGGCGAACGCGACCTCGCTTCGGCCTTGGACACACTCGAGAGGGCGCTCCTCGACAAGGGCCTCCCCGAGCTGGCCGGCGGCTACGTCGGTGACTACGCTCTCCCGCGGCGCTACGAGGTCGCGGCCGCGTTGAACCGGTTGCGTTCGCTGCGCGTACACCGGTTGCGGCGACCAGGCTAGGGCTCTGGCGACAGCCCGGATCGGTATCCTTGAGCGGATCGACAGCAGTGGATGAACGGAGAAGACCCTCGGTGCGAGATCCAGCGGACCTCTACGAACTTCGGACGGATCTGCCCGAGCTGACTGATCCGGTCATGCTCGTGAGTCTCGACGGGTTCATCGACGCCGGCGGCGCGGCCAAACAGGTCGTCACCCGGCTGTTCGAGGACACCGAGTACGAGCGCCTCGCGACGTTCGACGTCGACACGCTGATCGACTTCCGCTCCCGGCGCCCGGTCATGGACTTCGCCGACAAGTCCTGGGTGTCCTACGACGACCCCACCCTCGGCGTTTACCTGATGCGCGACGTCGAGGAGGCACCGTTCCTCCTCCTACACGGCCCCGAGCCGGACCGGGACTGGGAGGCCTTCGTTCGGGCCGTCCAGGACATCGGGGAGAAGCTGTCGGTGCGCCTCAGCGTCGGCTTCCACGGCGTACCCATGGCCGTCCCCCACACGCGACCGAGCACCGTCACCGCCCACTCCACCCGAACCGAGCTCGTCGAGGAACACACGTCCTGGATGGGCAAGATCCAGGTTCCCGGGAGCGCCGCGGCGCTGTTGGAGTACCGGATGGGACAGTCCGGGAAGGACTTCGTCGGCTACGCGGTGCACGTCCCGAGCTATCTCGCACAGTCGGAGTACCCGCGCGCGGCGCTCAAGGCCGTCGAGTGCGTCACCGAGGCCACCGGCCTGCAGCTTCCCACTCAGGTGCTGCGGGAAGAGGCCGAGCGAACCGACGCGGAGATCGAACGTCAGGTCGCCGACTCCGAGGAGATCCAGCGGGTCG is part of the Spiractinospora alimapuensis genome and harbors:
- a CDS encoding Lrp/AsnC family transcriptional regulator, which translates into the protein MASALDAVDRRIIDLLCEDGRMSIRALADRVHVSRANAYARLNRLRDDGVITGFTAVVDPERYGLGLAAYVSLRIEQHSWERFRNYLRDIPEVDHAALVSGDVDLLLRVRVTDAAALRTFVLERLQRIPEVKSTQTMFILDEPALRGSRAESDEP
- a CDS encoding ABC-ATPase domain-containing protein, which codes for MPARDGGRGPGGRERHGGGRDGHGGGRRGSRPEPERIQGRRDEARLRDELRRMDGGPYGRYKSLVGDWDFGEFTVSVDKVQADPFAPPTRISVWVPADVAELPVDAWRTPVRRRATADYLIRRAHRELKGARLRIDAGGQQVIDRASGQIVDGGIRLRLGIELPGHGRRIDGRAAERELCDRLPEAVESLLWSSLREDGKVEEAVAFADTVEDATSLRAQLPELGLVAFVADGSVLPRRSGVSDEPMRANGGAPVPFDSPSSLRVTVRVPHRGEVTGLGVPEGITLIVGGGFHGKSTLLHSLERGVYDHVPGDGRELVVTRESAVKIRAEEGRRVERADVSAFVGALPTGADTADFSTDNASGSTSQATNIVEALEAGAGVLLVDEDSTATNLMIRDARMQRLVHGDREPLTPFVDLVRPLREGHGVSTVLVMGGSGDYFDVADHVIMLDGYHPFDVTQAARALAQPREDSPFPAPAHRVVDPGSVDATARGRSRIKRRDMDVLTFGEHDIDVRHLTQLVDPSQVIGIGLALRSLAERGHLDGERDLASALDTLERALLDKGLPELAGGYVGDYALPRRYEVAAALNRLRSLRVHRLRRPG
- a CDS encoding proteasome assembly chaperone family protein, which translates into the protein MRDPADLYELRTDLPELTDPVMLVSLDGFIDAGGAAKQVVTRLFEDTEYERLATFDVDTLIDFRSRRPVMDFADKSWVSYDDPTLGVYLMRDVEEAPFLLLHGPEPDRDWEAFVRAVQDIGEKLSVRLSVGFHGVPMAVPHTRPSTVTAHSTRTELVEEHTSWMGKIQVPGSAAALLEYRMGQSGKDFVGYAVHVPSYLAQSEYPRAALKAVECVTEATGLQLPTQVLREEAERTDAEIERQVADSEEIQRVVHDLEEQYDEYLAARDNLNGDAELYTEGSLPTADELGAVFEQFLADRDPGDES